Proteins encoded together in one Triticum dicoccoides isolate Atlit2015 ecotype Zavitan chromosome 7B, WEW_v2.0, whole genome shotgun sequence window:
- the LOC119342064 gene encoding uncharacterized protein YuxK-like codes for MLVRTLIARLRPRLAPSLAGLGGCASAVASAAATDIVVDEDAPRPLGSPVPVGVGAAAAAIAATVPTVLQPRVLIYDGVCHLCHRGVKWVFRTDKHAKIRFCCLQSKAAEPYLRLVGMDREDVLRRVLFIEGPEAYYEGSTAALKVASYLPLPYSVLSSLLIIPVPLRDAAYDYIARNRYDWFGKDDECLVTKDRELLERFIDRDEMLGGGPSNSSY; via the exons ATGCTCGTCCGCACCCTCATCGCCCGCCTCCGCCCCCGCCTCGCCCCGTCGCTCGCCGGCCTCGGCGGCTGCGCGTCGGcggtcgcctccgccgccgccaccgacatcGTCGTCGACGAGGACGCGCCGCGGCCCCTCGGGTCGCCCGTGCCGGTCGGGGtcggggccgccgccgccgccatcgcggcCACCGTGCCCACCGTCCTGCAGCCGCGCGTGCTCATCTACGACGGCGTCTGCCACCTCTGCCACCGCG GAGTGAAGTGGGTGTTCAGGACGGACAAGCACGCCAAGATCAGGTTCTGCTGCCTGCAGTCCAAGGCCGCGGAGCCGTACCTGAGGCTGGTGGGCATGGACCGGGAGGACGTGCTGCGCCGCGTTCTCTTCATCGAGGGGCCTGAGGCCTACTACGAGGGCTCCACTG CTGCGCTGAAAGTTGCATCATACCTGCCTCTTCCCTACTCGGTGCTGAGCTCCCTGCTGATCATCCCCGTCCCACTGCGTGACGCAGCCTACGATTACATTGCAAGGAACCGGTACGACTGGTTCGGCAAAGATGACGAGTGTCTGGTGACCAAGGACCGGGAGCTTCTCGAGCGATTCATCGACAGGGACGAAATGCTCGGTGGCGGTCCCAGCAACAGCTCTTATTGA